In Pyricularia oryzae 70-15 chromosome 2, whole genome shotgun sequence, one genomic interval encodes:
- a CDS encoding mitochondrial ribosomal protein L44, producing MNRFVTEVTTQFNPFATSARAARLFLAYLPPNARASGMNIKTSLLPKTSTQPPKLQVKFKDGTQMDLDCQKLGIKGVLEEVNRHVRQLEKADSLSS from the exons ATGAATCGTTTCGTCACAGAGGTGACAACCCAGTTCAACCCCTTCGCCACCAGCGCAAGGGCGGCGCGCCTTTTCCTGGCCTACCTGCCACCCAATGCACGCGCCTCTGGCATGAACATCAAAACCAGCCTGCTACCAAAGACTTCGACGCAGCCGCCAAAACTGCAGGTCAAGTTTA AGGACGGCACCCAAATGGACCTCGACTGCCAAAAGCTGGGCATCAAGGGAGTTCTCGAAGAAGTCAACCGCCATGTACGACAACTCGAAAAGGCAGACTCGCTCTCGAGCTGA
- a CDS encoding Sec20 domain-containing protein: MSLRTLQERLVQLQETTSQIRTLIDRLGSLKLQPGSVPLGDDSDSHYDDGNVVTELGVEITQGLRETEEDLDLLREEVADLKPGRDGSEAQKDRNRLRESADRLGAELKRCRICFRKAQLSARQRLAAAQRAERAMLVASYAAPPPQSRSDASSPVLQQQGGQQQQPPPPPRRRHHQQRSTVGNDPQDQVVGAAHNVTSSLRRTHDLMAAELARSAYAAQALAESTAAMRELDQRYSGLDGMLAASRDLLGTLLRSQKSDTWYLQTALYMLLATAAWLVFRRLLYGPMWWFVWLPLRLLGIGVGGGASLVSKGMSGSGASIEVAGTAGSATVVDMGGAASVPTARVGAAEKAGRKEASDPESEFEKVGKVIDEAKADADETTIESAKGQDVYHESEGNPKKRMWQEPEEAAKQAASFAGDEDKSGERVKDEL, from the exons atgtCGCTGCGGACGCTCCAGGAACGTCTCGTGCAGCTGCAGGAGACGACCTCGCAAATACGGACCCTGATCGATCGACTGGGCAGCCTTAAACTGCAGCCAGGCTCCGTGCCGCTCGGGGACGACTCCGACAGCCATTACGATGACGGCAACGTGGTCACTGAGCTGGGCGTCGAGATCACCCAGGGCCTCCGGGAGACTGAGGAGGACTTGGACCTCCTCCGCGAGGAGGTAGCAGACCTTAAGCCCGGCCGCGATGGCAGCGAGGCTCAGAAGGACAGGAACCGCCTGCGCGAGTCGGCCGACAGGTTGGGTGCCGAACTGAAGCG CTGCCGAATTTGTTTCCGCAAAGCGCAGCTCTCAGCCCGTCAACGCTTAGCCGCAGCCCAACGAGCCGAGCGGGCCATGCTCGTGGCATCATATGCTGCTCCGCCGCCTCAGAGCCGCTCCGACGCATCGTCTCCGGTCCTGCAGCAACAGGGagggcaacagcagcagccgccgccgccgccacgacgacgacaccACCAGCAAAGATCAACCGTCGGCAATGACCCGCAGGACCAAGTCGTCGGCGCCGCGCACAACGTGACCTCGTCCCTCCGCCGCACCCACGACCTGATGGCTGCGGAGCTGGCACGGTCCGCATACGCGGCACAGGCGCTGGCAGAGAGCACGGCTGCCATGCGAGAGCTCGACCAGCGGTACtctgggctcgacggcatgcTCGCGGCGTCGAGGGACCTGCTGGGCACGCTGCTCAGGTCGCAAAAGTCGGACACGTGGTACCTCCAGACGGCGCTCTACATGCTGCTGGCGACGGCCGCCTGGCTCGTCTTTCGGAGGCTTCTCTACGGACCCATGTGGTGGTTCGTCTGGCTCCCGCTAAGGCTGCTCGGCATAGGAGTCGGTGGCGGTGCGTCTCTCGTCAGCAAGGGTATGAGCGGCTCCGGAGCGAGCATAGAGGTTGCGGGCACGGCTGGGAGCGCGACCGTAGTCGACATGGGGGGCGCGGCAAGTGTGCCGACCGCTCGTGTGGGAGCGGCGGAGAAGGCTGGTCGGAAAGAGGCTTCAGATCCAGAGTCGGAATTTGAAAAGGTTGGTAAGGTTATTGACGAGGCTAAGGCCGACGCCGATGAGACGACCATCGAAAGTGCCAAAGGCCAAGACGTCTACCATGAGTCCGAGGGGAACCCCAAGAAGCGCATGTGGCAGGAGCCAGAGGAGGCAGCAAAGCAAGCGGCTTCTTTTGCTGGCGATGAGGATAAGTCAGGCGAGAGGGTGAAGGATGAGTTATAG
- a CDS encoding IdgA domain-containing protein: MANRILGTARFHQENTRLLRLVVPALLLITSGTFAQSKDQVCLGPPIELGIALQRHVGYITNTTGGCNQMLHSGLGGILKISDEVRDALESNRPVVALESTIYTHGAVARSELGLEDIVRQNGGTPAVIGVLAGVPTVGLTDAEVERMISEGANKVSRRDLAYLAGLGMTGRQIHGGTTIAGTMLLARLAGIKVFGTGGLGGVHRGWESTMDISADLTELGRTRVAVICSGSKGFLDIPTTLEYLETQGVLVSTFAEGRTGKVDFPAFWARESGIKSPSVINTEAEAAAIILAQEELGIETGILFASPIPEQHQIPREEMDAVIKQAVSDAAEQGFTGSQNTPFILGQIRKLTDGRSVPANVALIKSNVERATKISVELSKLSGGSSATKIFPTSNTVKTQVDPKAGQKTAEKVETVGGVGHNVALAAHRVDRNVKVRLCSLVGDDFAGATVLSKLESSGMDTSCIRQLGPEYPSARTAQYVAVNGADKNLVLAMADMGILTSHSFQKYWDSAIAASRPSWLVVDGNWSETDIHEGWIRSGRQHGAKIAFEPVSVAKSARLFPRLSSAARSNHDGLLHPSPLVDLATPNIHELAAMYNAAKEHGYFDDLSWFSMIDALGMRGARDRFVRLTSTALTDTGVPQQIIHLLPYIPSLLTKLGDKGVLLSMLLSPDDARVRSIEADPYILVRATGDHPHVGAVYMRLFPAAEDVQDVVSVNGVGDTFCGTLIAGLARGAKVENLIDVAQKAAVLTLRSHQSVSDEVGKLEPELARIARL, from the exons ATGGCCAACCGGATTCTCGGCACGGCTCGTTTCCACCAAGAAAACACTCGCCTGCTTCGGTTGGTAGTTCCAG CACTGCTGCTCATCACCAGTGGTACATTTGCTCAATCAAAGGACCAAGTCTGTCTAGGTCCGCCAATCGAGCTTGGCATCGCTTTACAGAGACATGTGGGCTACATCACGAACACGACTGGCGGCTGCAACCAGATGCTGCA CAGCGGTCTGGGTGGGATCCTCAAGATCTCCGACGAGGTTCGGGATGCATTGGAATCGAACCGGCCCGTGGTGGCCTTAGAGTCTACGATATACACCCATGGAGCAGTTGCACGTAGCGAGCTCGGGCTAGAGGATATCGTCCGCCAAAACGGAGGCACTCCTGCCGTCATTGGAGTCTTGGCTGGCGTGCCTACAGTCGGCCTGACAGATGCCGAGGTAGAACGCATGATATCAGAGGGCGCCAACAAAGTCTCCCGGCGAGATCTTGCATACCTGGCTGGGTTG GGCATGACTGGGCGACAGATTCACGGAGGAACTACCATTGCTGGGACAATGCTTCTCGCAAGGCTGGCGGGTATTAAGGTCTTCGGCACTGGTGGTCTCGGCGGAGTCCACCGTGGCTGGGAGTCGACAATGGACATCTCGGCCGACCTGACCGAGCTAGGTAGAACGCGCGTGGCGGTGATTTGCAGCGGCAGCAAAGGCTTCCTTGACATCCCTACAACTCTCGAGTACCTGGAAACGCAGGGCGTGCTCGTCTCCACCTTTGCCGAAGGCCGCACCGGAAAGGTTGACTTTCCGGCTTTCTGGGCGCGGGAGAGCGGCATCAAGAGCCCGTCTGTCATCAACACGGAGGCGGAAGCGGCAGCCATTATCCTCGCGCAGGAGGAACTGGGCATAGAGACCGGAATTTTGTTTGCAAGCCCCATCCCTGAACAGCATCAAATTCCGCGAGAGGAGATGGATGCCGTGATCAAGCAGGCAGTCTCGGACGCTGCAGAGCAGGGCTTTACGGGATCCCAAAACACCCCCTTCATACTCGGCCAGATCCGGAAACTGACGGATGGCCGAAGTGTGCCTGCGAATGTGGCCTTGATTAAGTCAAACGTCGAAAGGGCCACGAAAATCTCTGTTGAGCTGTCGAAGCTCTCAGGGGGTTCTTCAGCGACTAAAAT CTTTCCCACAAGCAACACTGTAAAAACTCAAGTAGATCCAAAAGCCGGTCAAAAAACTGCCGAAAAGGTAGAG ACAGTTGGAGGCGTCGGACACAACGTTGCTCTGGCTGCTCATCGAGTTGATCGCAATGTGAAGGTGCGGTTGTGTAGCTTGGTTGGAGACGACTT CGCCGGAGCAACTGTTCTTTCAAAGCTAGAATCCTCTGGGATGGACACATCGTGCATCCGACAACTGGGACCAGAATACCCCTCGGCACGCACGGCACAATATGTGGCAGTCAACGGCGCCGACAAAAACCTTGTTCTCGCCATGGCCGACATGGGAATACTTACTAGCCATTCATTCCAAAAGTACTGGGACTCGGCTATCGCTGCTTCACGTCCCTCATGGCTGGTTGTAGACGGTAACTGGAGTGAGACCGATATCCATGAGGGATGGATACGATCTGGGCGCCAACATGGAGCCAAGATCGCCTTTGAGCCGGTGTCCGTGGCGAAGTCTGCCCGGCTGTTCCCTCGATTGAGCTCCGCGGCGAGAAGCAACCACGACGGGCTACTGCATCCGTCCCCTCTCGTGGATCTAGCTACACCCAACATCCATGAACTGGCAGCCATGTATAACGCGGCCAAGGAGCATGGCTACTTTGACGACCTCAGTTGGTTCAGTATGATCGATGCCCTGGGCATGAGGGGAGCACGCGATCGCTTCGTCCGTCTCACATCAACTGCTCTTACAGACACTGGAGTACCACAACAG ATAATTCACCTCCTTCCCTATATACCCTCCCTCCTAACTAAGCTCGGCGACAAGGGCGTGCTTCTGTCCATGCTTCTTTCACCCGACGACGCCCGAGTTCGATCGATCGAGGCAGATCCTTATATCCTAGTCAGGGCTACGGGAGACCACCCTCATGTTGGCGCCGTGTACATGCGCCTGTTCCCGGCCGCCGAGGACGTGCAAGACGTGGTTTCAGTGAACGGAGTCGGCGATACCTTCTGCGGAACACTAATTGCGGGACTGGCTCGCGGAGCAAAGGTGGAAAATCTCATTGATGTCGCCCAGAAGGCTGCCGTATTGACGCTGAGAAGTCACCAGTCGGTGAGCGACGAGGTAGGCAAGTTGGAGCCTGAGCTGGCACGGATAGCCCGTTTGTAA
- a CDS encoding epidermal retinal dehydrogenase 2 yields MPMHNGILPREGLYIDPIAKLVGKTAFNPWLTLPLVLAGKYTQKGKLIAAIYSKAFWRVKLLLYLGLLRSINNYLSRKSSNNWISDKYVWSKEIVVVTGGSAGIGAHIVQFLAERGIKVVVLDIQPLSFSATSSVYYFQVDLTSPAKLAAVADEIRARVGNPTILINNAGVARGKSILNSTERDIRFTFDVNALAPFWTVKEFLPDMVKKNHGMVVNVSSYAAWITSPEMADYAGSKAAVMALHEALSTELKVRYKAPRVRTVIVYPGFTKTALFTGYNATQPFMLPPLEPETVAEAIVRQVLSGESGEVIAPGMGNTLGGLRGYPMWWQNRLREKTSVLMTNFQGRQVVKDLDTFYDAKSKPSDGEESTVLVE; encoded by the exons ATGCCTATGCACAACGGGATCCTGCCCCGGGAGGGCTTGTATATTGACCCCATCGCCAAGCTGGTTGGCAAGACGGCTTTTAACCCGTGGCTGACGCTCCCCTTGGTGCTTGCTGGAAAGTACACCCAGAAGGGCAAGTTGATAGCTGCCATCTACAGCAAGGCCTTTTGGCGCGTCAAACTGCTGCTGTACCTTGGCCTTCTCCGCTCCATCAACAACTACCTTTCTCGAAAGTCCAGCAACAACTGGATCAGTGACAAGTATGTCTGGTCCAAGGAGATTGTGGTTGTGACCGGCGGTTCTGCGGGTATTGGTGCCCACATCGTGCAGTTCCTGGCCGAGCGTGGCATTAAGGTGGTGGTTTTGGATATCCAACCTCTCAGCTTCAGCGCAA CGTCATCTGTATACTATTTCCAGGTCGACCTGACCTCACCTGCCAAATTGGCCGCTGTTGCCGATGAGATCCGGGCCCGGGTCGGCAACCCGACCATCCTGATCAACAACGCAGGCGTGGCTCGCGGCAAGAGCATCCTCAACTCCACGGAGCGCGACATCCGCTTTACCTTTGACGTGAACGCCTTGGCTCCCTTCTGGACCGTCAAGGAGTTCCTGCCCGACATGGTCAAGAAGAACCACGGCATGGTGGTCAATGTCAGCTCTTACGCTGCTTGGATCACGTCGCCCGAGATGGCCGACTACGCCGGATCCAAAGCCGCCGTCATGGCCCTGCACGAGGCCCTGTCCACCGAGCTCAAGGTCAGGTACaaggcgccgcgcgtccgcaccGTCATCGTGTACCCAGGCTTCACCAAAACGGCCCTATTCACCGGCTACAACGCCACCCAGCCCTTCATGCTCCCTCCGTTGGAGCCCGAGACcgtcgccgaggccatcGTCCGCCAGGTCCTGTCGGGCGAGAGCGGTGAGGTCATCGCCCCGGGCATGGGCAACACGCTCGGCGGCCTACGCGGGTACCCCATGTGGTGGCAGAACAGGCTCCGCGAGAAGACCTCGGTCCTCATGACAAACTTTCAGGGACGCCAGGTCGTCAAGGACCTCGACACGTTTTACGACGCCAAGTCGAAACCCTCCGATGGAGAGGAGAGCACGGTCCTGGTAGAATAG